Within the Siniperca chuatsi isolate FFG_IHB_CAS linkage group LG18, ASM2008510v1, whole genome shotgun sequence genome, the region TAGAGCACAGGCATGGGAATGaactgaaggacacagaggACAATGAAAAGTTATGAATGTGATATGAATGTGACTGGCTATAGTAGCTGCTAGTTTaggttaaataaaacatgactttAAGAGATGCTAGAGATGTTAGAGCTCTCTTCATACAGGTAATGAGAATGTGTATTTTTAGCATCATTGCTTGGTTTAAAAATAGTCCACAAGCAGCTTTTCTAAGAATGTTCTTTTAGTAGACACATCACTTGGCTGCCATTGGTGCAGGTTTGGTAACTACTCACTCATCCATTAGCCATGGGAAGCAGTGGAAAAAATATACTACAATCTGGCAAGTTAGTGCAGAAATTTGCTATCAAATATGTTGTTTCAAATGTCTTTTCATCTTTCATAGGTAATCTACTTCAGGCTTAAATATTGCCCAAGTCATAACTTATACTAAACATTTTGCATCTTTCCCAAAGTCACTATAGTATACTAGATGACAAGCCAGTCTGGAAAGGGAAATGTATTCACAGGACCAGAAGCACAGTATTCAAAATGTCCACAAGGGAGAGTACCCGCTCCAACAATCTGCTCTCAGTgacttcacattttttgtttggcagCTTAATGTGGGAATGGAAACTCTAGAAGGCACTCAGCTGCAAATGGAGCTTAAGCCCTGATAAACATGCTTATTTCACATCGCATTACTTCAACTATGGGAGTTCCTAATCGGATGAATAAAagatttgaaattattttaaatttgagagGGGTGACAGGAGTTTGTCCTAAAAGAGGCGGACAGTAATCCACATTTCCATGGAAGAATTAAGAAGTTTGAGCACTACCTTGAGGATAGGGGCCATGAAGACAGAGAGTCCTGTCAGGAGGAACACAAAGATACCGGTGACTCTTTGCTCCCTGGATTGgtggaaaaacaggaaaaacacaaaatgaatcaataacCCTCAGAAGCATGAGAGGCAGAAGATaacatttttcttctcttattGTTGGAGAATAACTCTGTCTCTGTGTACATGATTTCtttatgtacaaaaaaaaataaaaaggtctcTGCATTGACCATTTATGGTTTATCATCATGGCATAGCAAGTGGAAATGAGACTTGtccacattttcaaattgtttagGATTTATAAATTGAGAACTGTGCAACTTTTGGTATGGATTTTACACACAGCATTAAGGCCCATGGTCCTAAAAACTCGGTTAGTCTGCCTTCTAGCCACCTGCTAAGAGGTTTATTTACACCTGGGAAtccaaattaaatgtaattaactACCTGGCACTGTCAAAAGCTGACAATACTCTGAGAAAATAGAGAAAGGACCATGCACTGGTCCATCATGTAAAGAACAATTTAATTCTTAAATGACGTCAACACTGTGTTCAGCAACTGCGTTAATTCACCTGACACCCAGGAATTTGGGCTGCTCCCCGGGGGCCGATGTCTGGGTCTCCATTTTCAGAGAGTCAATGTGGGCGATGGAGATGACAGTGGCAGCCACGTACCATGGCAGTCCCATGAAAGAGCAGATGATCATTAGGATGGCCACCCAGAACAGATCCAAGTGATACCCTGCCCCTTTCTGAGAGGAGACATGAGGAAAGAGAGCAGATGAGCAGAAGAACGAGTTTGTCAGGAATAAAACCATAAGAGGAGAGATTCTCACAGTGAAGTATACAGATAAAGTATGTATCAAGAGGCAGTTTTTACAGCACACAAATGTATACTAATAACAAGCAGGGCCATAGCTACCATAGAGGACCTCAGTATAGTTTTAATGACCTTAATGAGAAGGCATTTACCATCTACaattatatacaaatatataacacAGAAATTATTATATTTGACTGTTTTAGGTCAAAAAGATAAAGAGATTTTGCATTTTCCCCACCAGAAATTCTCCACCATTTTAAAGGCTTTGAAACCGCATTTAGACAATCGAGCAGGGAGATACAATTTGcagtaaatatatttaacagttacatttatatagaaaatgtggaaaaggAACACTTTACAGACTTTTTTGGGTGGCTAGtcatttcttacatttcttAAGGGGGGTGAGGTTGCACTGGGGTACTCTGGACTCTTGACccttctaaaatcctggctactgccctttattattattttctgtagttTTCTGTACAGTTTTATCCTTGAATTCATCCATTCATTGTatcctagaattttttaaatgattgattAACACTTTGAGGTGGGGCACCAACCTTGAGTTTGTGCTCTTTCCTGTTGACAATCACAGCAGTGATCTGCTGGTCCATAAATATCAGAATGGTGACCAGCAGAGCGGGGAGTGCTGCTGCCAGATACACCCACCAAGGGTTCCCTCCAAAAGGAGGAATAAACCAGCCCCTCAGTGGACTTGTGGGCTAGacgaaaagaagaagaagaacaagactAGTCAGGTATCTCCATGTAATGGGGTCCGGGTCACTTTAACAGTCATCTTATTTCTGTGTATACACAGTTCAGATCTCTTAAGACATGAATCTCAAATAGAACAGAAAAATATACCTAATTTGAAGTGGTTGCTCCACACTTTTCAGAAAGTCTTAACACTGAACAGAGTCTGAAATTACTGGTGCATCATTACATGACAGAAATCTGTGAATTAAGACTCTGTGGTCAAACAAAGCTGGCTCTGTATttgcaactaactatcctctgTGTTCTCACATCACTTATAATCAAGTTGTTATTTGATGCAGGTGGGGTTGAGGAGCGGGTACCGGGGCGGGGCAATCTCCAAGACTGACTGTGCCTTAGTTTCAGGTAATATGTATCGCTTACTGGGCAAACTACAAAGAAAGCATTATACTGGGATTTCAGCTTTCTAGCAGAAACATGGTTCATTATCAGTGTAATCAGAGGAAACTGCACCTGGCTGGCCATTGTCCTTCAGTGCATTAatttcaaacacacagtgaaatgCATGGTGACTAGTTTTTTGTGAATGTACATCGCTTTTCTATTACAAGTACTTCTTCCATGTGTGGTATGTACCTTGAATTCACTTGGCACTATGAGCTTTGGAGTGTTCACACCGACAAAGGCATCCACGCCACAGAAGAGAAGAATGGTCAAGATGATCGCAAAGTCACTGATGAGCTTCCTCACCTAGAAGGGGGAAACATTTACAGAAGGTCTGACagtgtttctttgtctgtggCAGTATGAACTACTGGCTCTAGTGACATTTTTCTTCGTGTATTTGACAAAGAATGACACCTTGTTAAACTATGTTTGTAGATAAACAAACACTGGTGTATATTACTTTGCTGAGTGTGTGCTTTTGTGACTACAAGTGCAGTGACTGCAATTATATTTATAGTAAGTAAACACAGTTGTTCACCAGTTGGTGACTAATAATTGTTCATTGTTAGAAACAATCAAATTATTCATGAGAAAAACAATGGAAATGAATAGTTGTGCAAATACGATACGATAGAACACTTACGATAGTTATGCAAATGGTAAATTTTGGTTCCTAATGTCACAACATCCACAAAATGCTGGGTTTAtgctagggatggcaatgttggcctaccactttggtccagactgaaatatctatatctatctaacTATaagatggattgtcatgaaattttgtacagacgttcacaatgcccagaggatgaatcctacagaCTTTGGTGATGCCACCATAAAGTTGACATGGTTTCACTCAGTGTTCACTGCTTCTGGCATTAAGCGTAGGGCCTGAATTGAAAAAACAGCTACACGTCCATTCATGAGTCCTATCACTCACTGTGGTGGGGAAGAAGCGGCTCGTCTTGAACGTCTTCAGTGCCATGGAGCAGGTGTAAGTCCCAAAGAACAAGATGAAGGACATCAGGGTGATGTCAGGCACGTAGCCACAGGCCTCTCCGACCAGCTGCCCTCCGTACTTCAGACACTGCTGCCTGGTCAAGGACGCCCAGGTGGCATTCACTGGCTGGAGAGACAAGGACAAAGAGGTTCCTTTAACCAACAAGCAACAGTATTTGGAGAAAAACAGCTCTGTCAATGAATTAAGCCACAGTTTTGAAATTCTGAATCTATGCTActaaatgtcacaaaaacaaggacactacatttatttacataccAGATCAGTACTGTTTGTCCAGGCAGAGAAATCGAGGAGTTCTGATGAGTTGCCTAGTAAAGAGAAACAATGATATCTAATCACCAAAATGAGAATACTGCTATTACTTGCAGTATCACACttgccattttggatctgtgtcAACATCTCTCTCCCAAACAATCGTGCCAAGTCACTCGCGACACAGAAACTGATAGAGCTGTTGAGAAAGTAAACAGTGGTATCTACAGGCCGACACATACTAGTATCATTTGTTATCTCCACTGTAAACACGGCAAAAATAAGTTGAAAGCTTTGTTTAACATACAATAGTAATATCACTGCCAAAATGGACAAAACCAAATACCACTGTTCAGTTTTCACTGTCTAGTATCACTGGTGATACAGAGATTCTGATGGCGCCCTGAAACAATCAACAATGATGAGTTTTTATGCAAAGGATGGTTCAAGATTACTGAGTGGTGGTATCAGACACTGCCGATGTTACTGGATACAGTGAAACCACTCCTGTAATCTATCTAAGACTACGTACCAGGCATGCAGCGGCAGTCATAGTGTGTGACGAGGTCAGGGTCGTAGTCGGAGTTAATTGGGTTGTGGTGGCCCAGCTTTATCATCTTTTTGAAAGCATCGTAGATGAAGATGAAGCTGATGAGCGCAGAGAAGCCTTCCTCTGTGAAACGCGTGAAGTACTGCACCAGGAAGCTGGCGTCTGTGGCGACCAGCACCAGACAGAATATACCCGACCACAGGCCGATCCACAGCCGGAACTCAAGGTAGTCAAACCCGTTGTCTCTGAGGAGAAGGATAGATTTGGCACAGAGGGAGTGGTTAATTGTGTACAAGTGTATTCCTACACATATTTAATTTCCAAGTAATTATAATCCAAGAATTCACTGTAGTTTCACTCACTCCTGTCTAACCTGAATTCAGTGACGTTTTGGCTTCcttaaagtgtttttaaagctgTGGAACACTTTCAACCAGTTATCAGCAGGCTTTTCTCTATATGGAAAATATGCACCTGTGGTATATGTATCCAACAGCTGTAGACAGGCTAGCAGCTGCCACTGACTCAGTAACTGTTGACTTGAGGCATGGAAACATTTGGAGGACACAGACGCCACAACATTCTTCACTCACAgtgtaaaattaaatgagagtGAATTATTAATAATGGAACATAATCAGCGTGGTGTTTGGTAATACTAGAAGACTCTCTCTGGGAAAGGAAGGGAGTacagtaggaggaggagggagaagtcAGCATTTAACAAGCTTTACTACCTATCAGGTATTGTGAAATTACAAGTTTAATTTGCACAATAACTGCTCTCCAGAGGTGAAATAGGTggactgtatatatgtatacatatattttccCCCAACCATAGATAGGGCTATTACAGGAGGTAATGTATTTTGTTGAATGCCCTTTATTACACTTTCTACACAAGGATGTGTGATCTGCTAGTCTTGTCCCTGAGTCAATCAGGACGGGAAGTTGACGGCAAAAACACATGGAAGAATGAATATTCAGCTGGCCACTGTGCCTGCCAAGAGATTTGCAATGAGCACAAAAAGTTCCAGTGCGATactgttaaaataaacaaaccttAAAGCAAAGCTGCCTGcctactgttactgttacttaTCTGTATTCCttatactttcatttttattttatttataggGGCACAAGGATTGCAtctctgtaaacacacaaacaacatctGTCCTTTGGGGATAGACAACAATCTATAAATATCTTCCAGGCTACTGCTTACTGTTTCTGAACTCTGTTAGCCTCACTAATACTACTGAATGAGTTTGATCAGTAACTACTCACTTGCTGAAATTGAAGAGGAGTCTTTCAAAGACAAGCACTGGGCCTGTGCTGCTGAGAATAGTCAGGGGCTGACCAGCCAGCAGACAGAACACTGCTCCTGTCAGTGCCGTACCCAGGAAACTTTCCAACACTCCCtgcaacacagcacacagggaaaaacacatacagactttacacacagctcatggagcatgtaaaaatatagaaaatatacaGAAGAGATGAGACAGCGCATTCATACAGTGAGCATGCATGACTCCATATTAACTATCTTGGAAAGAAATTGTTCAACAGACACATTCTTTCATCAGTAtcaattttttttctattttatttctgcAACTCTGCTGAGCCTCGAAACATCAATACCATAATTTTGCTTGCTGAGCTGGAAGCTTTGTTTTCCCTATATACATCATACAAGTGCAAGGCTGGCCCATCAGGACAGGAATTTCCAGTCATGTCAGTTGTTCAGACTCTGTATTTTACAAGCCTAATGATAGACAGATGCAGTAGATGAGTAATTGACAACTAGGCAGTACTTCTGAGACTGAGAAAGGTCGGGTGAGGGCAGGGATTCCCTCTGCTGTGCTCAGAGTGGAAAAGGGGAGTGATGGAGGATTGAGGAGCactgatggtggtggtggcgggGAGGGGGGGGCTGGAAATGCAGCCATGACGAGGCTACAGGGGCTGAGTAATCTGGATCTGTAGTTATTTACAGCCTGGGCAAATCCCTGAGGCCGGTGCTCTGCAGGTCTGCTAGGATGCAGCTCTTTGTCAGAAGGGAGGCCAAAGCCAATTACCTTAGTGACTGGACAACCCTATACACTCATCAGGAACCAGGATGAATGTAGCAGTGTATGCTATCATACCACAATTGTACAACTTTTCCATATGCAGTCCTGGCAACAGCAGGTACAACAGATGGATGCAGTATGAGCCTTTGAGCTCCAAATTAGCATGGCTTATCAGCAACTCTTTTTGTTGTTCATTAGTTTGTGACTTAACACAGAGAGCTACAGTATGACAAAGGTGAAAATGACACCATCACAACATCTTAGAACAGATTCAATATCATGCCATTAAGTTACAGTGCCCAGCTCTTGTGAACCATATTCTAATTTGGTTAAATtagaaaaagcaaaatgtactaTGTGAgtgaaaagaagaggaaaggaatACATATAGAGAAATGCTACATATTTGTTTAGTACTGAAACATTATAGCGTTACATGGACATGTGCATTAGAGCCAATTTACCAGTGCTTATCAGTTCTTTAATCTAGTTACTTTGCTCAGAATCGCACAAAACACAACCTACCACTGCTCTGGTCGAAAAGGCTCAACAGCAGCTTTACTTCCTAAGGACACTTAGGAAAACCAATCTGTTCGTGAAGCTGCTCGTGTCCTTCTACCACTGCTCTATAGAGAGTGTACCGCCATACTGTATTACAGTTTGGTAAGCCAACtgttcagcagcagacagaagaGTTCTCCAGGGAGTCATAAACACAGCGCAGCAAATAATCAGACTTTCCCTGCCCTCACTGGAAGACACCTTCAGATCACGCTGCCTCCACAGAGCCAGCAGTGTTCTGAAGGATGAAACTCATCCCTATCATCATCTCTTCTCTCTGGCGCCATCAGTAAGGTGCTACACGGCCTTAAAGACCTGCAGTTCCAGGCtcaaaaaacagcttttaccccacaaccatcactgaactGAACTCCACAAAACAATACCAccacatatatgtgtgtgtttgtgtgcatgtgtgaaatgtgtgaaatgttaaatgaaCTGTTTTAGGAGCTGCACAGCAAATTTCGTTGTACaatgtgcaatgacaataaaggtattctattctattaaaggggcacttcaccacttttacacatgaagttcagtttactcttCATGAGTACTActcactgtgaaaacagttaGTTAACaatataatgtcttctgtggctctggagggagctttttaaaagtttgtgatcagggttatcttggctTGGGCTTAAgactttaattttttaaacagaaagcctgtgtaacaaactgggggtgtggggtttgaaagaagtgggcatttaggaGTCAGGGAGAATCTAATGAAAGACAATATCCACTTGTATTATAGGAAATGTAGGATCAAGCTTGACCTATACTAGGGAGGAATAAtcagtcaggatatctcggcctctgctgcttcgattttaaCCATTGTTTGTCTGTATCTTGTGAGCCCCCAACttcatggaagtgcaatacaaaTCACTAGAGTACCCCCTTACTTCCTTTTTAATTGGTTATGCCCTATTTGACATTTACAGGCAATTATAGTGTAGAACCACATGGTCTGCATTCTTTAGCCAAATAAAAAGGTGCCATCTAGACATATCCTGTCACGCCTACTGTGAGTCAGTGCAAGCTCAGTAAGAGTCAATGCCACCTGAACCCAAAATGGATCAATCTGGGTTCAGGCCCAGCATTTTTTGAGTGGTCATATTTAGGTCAGGGTTCATCTTTTAGGCACCAAGTTACACTTTGTAAGCAGTCATAGTACAACTTGGAAGTTAAGCTGGTTCGAGGTTAACAAGATACTTGTTTTGTCTACAGACAGCTGTATACAAAAGCAGCGTGGAGCATTCCCTTTGAATGTGCACCACAATATCTCTACAGGAAAAAACTCAGTCATAGATAtagtgaaaccaaaacaaaaaagggggcGGGAGGTTACCTGCATGTTTTCTGTAGCATCACCAAGTAAACCTCCAAATGTGATCGCATTGGTGACTGTGCCCAGATAGATGAACAAGATGGTCGACAGAGACTGGATATTTAGTGCATCATAGAAGTCACTGGCAAAAAATGGCAGCTTCCGCTTGATATCCAGAACAAGACCTCCACAAAACCTTAAAGACCGAACCATTCAAGTTACTAGGTGCAACATTGCTTCATATATAACTTGGCTTACTTCAGCTACATAAATGACATGTACGGTGTGGAAAACAGAATCAGTTACTGGAAATAGTTTCCAAAGAAAGGAAAACTTGTTCCGAATGAAGGGAAACAAAACGTTATGCAATAGTGAAATGCTTTACTTGTTCTTCAGTTATGTGTGGAATATTTCCTCATTGGAAAAATACTGGAAGGCTAAAATATTTTTCCAGGTTATGATTTACAATGCATATCTTCAACAATCACATGCCATCAGGATAATGCCctcattctttgtttttttttgtgtgtgtgtaaatgttcatTTAGACAAGAAAGCATTACACCTGTTCTAAAAGGCCACCATCTCTGAGGATGATATTAtgatttcttctttattttactgtatctaCAATGATTTAATTTAAGAAAGTGAAATCCTAATTACTTTCTAGTGCGCTGAAGCTCCTCTCCAACCTGgtgtcctcctccccctccatgTCCCGCATCATGGGGAGTGTCGCCATTCATCTGTGGTGCTTCTAATCCAGCATACATGTTCTTCCTTTAAAACAGAAGATAAACAGTCACATTCCACAAGCCTTCAATAAATTCAAGCATTCTGTCTTTCAGTGCACccaagcaataaaaaaaatctgtggggtcaaatcaaataataatcaaatacatctttttataaaacatttaacaataaaCACTATGAAAATGTATAGGCTGTTAAGTCGATATATGGatgcaaaatgaaaacaagaaaccatttgattattttcctgAGTAGACAGCCATTTCCAATTATGCTACACAGGCATAACAGActcattttaatgtaatgtagaGAGTACTGTTCTGAACTTGGTGACACATGGACACTACATTATATAGTAACTATGCTCAGTCTACATTTATAGTCTGACtgcaacattttgtgtttagttatcACTGACATTAGTGAGATTAAAGAGaatttatgtaacttttgagaaaagaaataacacttttctttttatgaatgaaaagttaaattcatAAACAATGAAATGCACCCTTGCTATAccctcaggggttttgctgctaaaGTCTTAcctggtctggtatgaccagtatcttatggtagctaatgttagcttatgTTAGCAAACTTTCATTAAATATTGCTGAAAACTGAGATTAGAGTCTATTCTCTGACTTTATGATTCTTCTgcacttgtgctactgttacaatAGCTTAGcatttcagctaaatgctaaacagtAGTTTTGCATTTAGCTGCAGTTTTGCATCCAGTAATTGTCTTTTGTAGCTGCAGTAgccgctgttcagcaaaagttagaGTTTCGTTTTAAGAAAAAGAGAATGAGGTGATGTTTTCACGGTGTCAAATATATGTTCATGTTACACACTAGATAGATTTGTAATAGATGTATGTGCAGTGACTTAAATAATTTGGATTAGGTCGTGTGGATTAGAACGGACCTCTTGTCAGAGGAGGGCAGAGATTTGGGTGGCTCTATCCTGATGTCAGGGTCCCACTCTCCGGGGGGCAGGACGATGACCTCATCCAGGAACTCCTCGATACCAGCCAGCAGGTCCTGCCTGTGCTTCGCTTTATAGGCAATATCATGGAATACCTGGCAGCAAACAAACATAACCAACCTATTAGTAATCAGCCAATCAATAATGTAACATGTCCTTAAATGATTTATACAGGGCTTGACAGAAGAACCACAAAATGTGCAACTACAATGGCTCACTAAAGAACACTGCCTACTCACTTTTACTGGGACACAGAGTGAATGAAATGCAAATCATGACAGCAAACCTCACCACTATAATATTGACAACAACCAagaattttctctctttcacaatATACACAAATAATGAGTCATTATGTGTGTGCACCCCAGGGCCACAGGAACAAGTAGGTAGAGTACTACTTGCCAGCACAGAGCTgatgactgaaaaacacaaacatctgatAAACCTGTGACACGTCTGTCACAGGAGAGCCGAGAGGGTAAAGTTTAACTCGAGGAAAtcctggaaaaacacttccTATCCTGTCATGTTGACATATGAGATATACTGGGAAGAGCCGAGGCCTGTGGGAATTTGCTCTCAGGGTTAAGAACATTACGAGCTGTCTGTTACCATTCTCAACAACACAGAGCGGTTAAGTCAGGAGAAGTGAAGAAATACAccagagacggagagagaggatgttaaaaaaaaaaaactataataaagaaaaatgaaagaaaatatattgtttgcCACGTTGTATTGCATGTATTCtgctgacaacaaaacaaaatttgtcTCCCACAACTTCAACACACAGCTTAACAATTAAGCTATAAGTTGGTCACTGCCAACAGAACTGGCTAGGCAAACTGCTGTGATGATTAATACAGCAATCTCCAGAGAGCTGAGAGATTTGGCAAGAGGACAAGTGCTGTAGAAGGTGTAGGTGGACAGCCCTCTTACACTAATCAGTGCAACTGGACCTTATAAATACTGAGATAAATTAGCAAAAATTATCATCATTGATTGTGCATCATCTAGTCATCTTTTAGACATGTTAATGGTGTGGCTGTAGGGATGgagtcagtctgtcagtccaccactttggtgcagatgaaaatatttcaacagctattgaatggattgatgtgaaatttggtacagacattcatgttccccacaggtttaattgtaataattttggtgatccctttttgtctagcaccatcatcaagccaaaatttcaatttgtgcaAGaccttggtttatgaccaaatatttccaaaacaaatgacattcccatcagcctcacctGTACGTTGTGTTTAGCGCTACTTAGcaaaggttagcatgctaacacactaaactaagatggttaacatggtaaacatgaaACAGATACCTGCATAAAATGAACaggttagcattgtcattaagagaaagttagcatgctgacattagcatttagcttaaagcatcGCTGTGCCCAAGTACAACTTTACAAAGCcactaacatggctgtagactccttGTCTTGTTTATTGacgttttattttatttttttatttatgggACATTTCTTAGTATAGTGACTTATAAACTGCCTTATACAGAGTGGGGAGATAAGAATCGGTATCCTTAATGTCTAGGCTAGCAACTTCCAAAACCTTAATGGGTTTCACTGTCAGGAGGATGGGCCACCACAATCCAAAAAGAGATCTCAAGATGCCATTATCTCAGGTTCACAACCAATCAGGGCTTAATCAGTCCAATCAGAGCTTAGAGAGGGTGAGATCTATGCTCTGTATCAGTCATGTCGctttacagttaaaaacaaaaccaatcaaacaaacaaacctcatTAATTGTTGTTATAAAACTTGAAGCACAAAACAAGAATTTTAGAAACACATGGCACCCAAGGTTAAGATAGTCCCTTAATAAAAGTACAGCTACCTTGCATCAAAACCAATCTCTCTGCACGGTCTCAAGAGCAAATATTAAAGacagtgaaaataaactgacaaataTCAAGTAGTGTAATAATAAAGTACCTCATCTGACATCAGGGTGGCAATGGCTCTTCCAATTTCGTGATAGGACTTTGCTTTACCTTTGGGGCCCAGCAGGACAAAGAGAAATCTAAGTAAGAAAATTACATGTTAGGGCACAAGTCGGAATCTGATTGTTTCAATGTAGTCATGACATCAATAAAATCTGCGACTTCAGCAAAGTCAAGTTCAAGTGATGGTTATTATTTTTGGAGGTAACGATGCGGTTATGTGCTCTACCTTGTGGGCACAGGGACCTCGGTTAGAGCCCCCAGCATGACAGCCTGC harbors:
- the LOC122865955 gene encoding electrogenic sodium bicarbonate cotransporter 1-like isoform X5, coding for MSSEKTKVEDEAVLDRGASFVKHVCDEEEVEGHHTVYIGVHVPKSYHRRRRHRRKSSHKEKRERAEQSTEGYKSDGENADESTANILKPLISPAERIRFILGEEDDGPPPPQLFTELDELLSVDGQEMEWKETARWIKFEEKVEKGGERWSKPHVATLSLHSLMELKTCIEKGTIMLDLEASTLPQVVEMITDSQIEAGQLKADLKEKVMYTLLRKHRHQTKKSNLRSLADIGKSVSSASRLFSNQENARNPLEHPVPFLTPQDSEEPCEVMRSSSMGYLCSPTTAHRNLTSNSLSDFSDKPEKDQLKNKFMKKLPRDAEASNVLVGEVDFLETPFVAFVRLQQAVMLGALTEVPVPTRFLFVLLGPKGKAKSYHEIGRAIATLMSDEVFHDIAYKAKHRQDLLAGIEEFLDEVIVLPPGEWDPDIRIEPPKSLPSSDKRKNMYAGLEAPQMNGDTPHDAGHGGGGGHQVGEELQRTRKFCGGLVLDIKRKLPFFASDFYDALNIQSLSTILFIYLGTVTNAITFGGLLGDATENMQGVLESFLGTALTGAVFCLLAGQPLTILSSTGPVLVFERLLFNFSKDNGFDYLEFRLWIGLWSGIFCLVLVATDASFLVQYFTRFTEEGFSALISFIFIYDAFKKMIKLGHHNPINSDYDPDLVTHYDCRCMPGNSSELLDFSAWTNSTDLPVNATWASLTRQQCLKYGGQLVGEACGYVPDITLMSFILFFGTYTCSMALKTFKTSRFFPTTVRKLISDFAIILTILLFCGVDAFVGVNTPKLIVPSEFKPTSPLRGWFIPPFGGNPWWVYLAAALPALLVTILIFMDQQITAVIVNRKEHKLKKGAGYHLDLFWVAILMIICSFMGLPWYVAATVISIAHIDSLKMETQTSAPGEQPKFLGVREQRVTGIFVFLLTGLSVFMAPILKFIPMPVLYGVFLYMGVASLNGVQFMDRLQLLLMPAKHQPDLIYLRHVPQRRIHLFTFIQGLCLALLWILKSTVAAIIFPVMILALVAVRKGMDYVFSQHDLSYLDDVIPEKDKKKKEDEKKKKNKKKGSIDSEIEFSDYPYHENIPSIKISMDMMEQEPMLGDKSLDRHQSQTFLNPHSPC